Part of the Lagenorhynchus albirostris chromosome 19, mLagAlb1.1, whole genome shotgun sequence genome, CCCCACCCAGGGATTGGGTTGTCTTTTATTGTGGAAGCGTTCCCAGATTTGGTTTTTAGAGATGTATCAGCTCCAGCCCTACATAGCTTAAACTCAACCTCCCTGACTCTGATCCAGGGCTCCAGTTTCTGCTCCAAGAATTTGGTAAGTCTTGGGCAACCCCTCTTCTGGAGGAGACTGGGCGCTGAGTTCAGATCCTCCTAAAGAGAGCTCTGCAATCCAAGTGTGCTGCTGGGTCAGCCTGGCTCCGCCTGAGGGTGGCAagacccattttccagatgaaagcagaaggagctgggagctgtgtgtgtggttgtgtaagaagaggtgggggagggggaggttgcATCAGTGTCTGGAGGCTCTAAGACTCTTTTTTtggcgggacgcgggcctctctctgttgtggcctctcccgttgcggagcacaggctccggacgcgcaggctcagcggccatggctcactggctcagccgctccgcggcatgtggggtcttcctggaccggggcacgaacccgcgtcccctgcatcagcaggcggactctcaaccactgcgccaccagggaagccccaagagtcATTTTTTTGATTGGTGTTCAAACAATATTAAAGCTTACCCTTATATAGGGTTTATGACATGTGGACCACTGAGTTCAGTCTCGTGTATACTGTTGACCCTCCGGATCTGTGGATTCCTCCTCTGTGGGTACAAGTGGAGACGGTAAGAAACTTGAGCATTGCGGATATTGCGCCGAGGAGGAGGACTGTATGGTGATTTACATTAAATCGCTTTTGGGTTCGTTAACACCCAGCAACTCTGTGAAGCTGGCTCTACTATTTATCATTGGctgaacttttgtttctttttttttttttttgcggtacgcgggcctctcactgttgtggcctctcccattgcggagcacaggctccggacgcgcaggctcagcggccatgactcactggctcagccgctccgcggcatgtgggatcttcccggaccggggcacgaacacgtgtcccctgcatcggcaggtggactcccaaccactgcgccaccagggaagacctttttaaaaaaaaattaattaattttatttttggctgcgctgggtcttcgttgctgtgcgtgggctttctcgagttgcggcgagcggggtctactctttgttgtggtgcgcgggcttcttattgctgtggcttctcttgttgcagagcacgggctctgggcactcgggctcagcagttgtggctcgcgggctccagagcacaggctcagtagttgtggcgcacggggcttagttgctctgtggcatgtgggatcttcctggaccagggctcaaacccgtgtctcctgcattggcaggcagattcctaaccactgcgccaccaggaaagtccttggctgaacttaaaaaaaaaatggtggtaaaatacacataacataaaatttgctaccttaaccagttttaagtgtacagctcagtgatgttaagtatatttacattgttgcACAACCAATCTCCGCAGCTCTTtatcatcttgtaaaactgaaactgtgtCCTCATTTCACAATGACTCCGCATTTCCCCCTCACCCCAGACCCTAGAAAACcacaattctactttctgtctctaatcAAATGAGTTTGACgactctaggtacttcagagaagtggaatcatacatattttgtctttttgtgactggcctaTGCCacgtagcataatgtcctcaaggttctatcatgttgtagcatgcatcggAATttcctgttggtttttttttggctgtgccacgaggcatgcgggatgttaattcccagaccagggatcgaaatgTGCTCCCTGCAGTGATATCGTGGAGTCCTcacaactggaccaccagagaattccctttcCTGTCTTTTTGAAGCTGAATGacattccactgtgtgtatagaccacattgtatttatccattcctttgtgggtagacatttgggttgcttccatctttcagctactgtgaataatgttgctataaacaagggtgtacagatatctctcTGAGACCCTATTtgcagttcttttgggtatatacccatagggggaattgctggatcatatggtaaatccATGTTTTAGGTTTTGGAGGAACCATCATACCTTATCTACAGCAGCTGCTCCATTTTACTTTCCTACTAACAGTGCCCAAGGGTTCGTCAGCagcatttgaaaaagaagaaaacagaggtccGGAGCAGTAAATGACTTGTTCAAAGGCACAGGGGTGTTGGTAGAGCCAAGATTCTAATCATAGTTTCTTGGCTTTTTGAACGCTTGCTCTTAACCAAAATGCAAAACTTGGAGTATCAGGTACGGAAGCGCCCTGACGATCACTTTTGTTCACTGGGTCAGCCTAGCCCTATAGCTTTGTAGAGTGGAGACATTTCATGCCCCAAAGGAGCGGGGAAACAGAGTTCCATCATTTCTGATTCAGAATGAAGAttagtcctccctccctccaggcagTTGGGAGCCACTCTGGTTTGATGTTTTCCCCGGGCTGGGCTACAGTCTGTCCCTCCCTGCAAATTCCATCTCATTCTGCCCCAACTCAGAGTTCCAGGTCAATTTCACTCTGCAAGCAATGAAAGAGAAAGCTTCAGGTTTCAGGATCCTTGGTGTAGAAATGCCTGGAGTGTGAGCTTGTTGTGGAATCCAAGTTcatgtgcctgatgcacagtgaggccaaacaaatggAAACGTTGGTGTTTGGAGCAGGGAAAGGTTTATTATTTGCGAGGGTGCCACCCTCTTGAGAAGGTGGGAGAAATAGGTTGATCTCAAATCCACCTTGCTGGCTGGCCGGGTTGCAAGGTttctaaagaaaagaagaggaaaggggaggtgaTCTTTGTGATTTTAGTTTCTGGATAAGATCTCAGTTGCAGACTTCCTGGCAGCATTTTTGTGACTCAGTGGGTCATTGGTGATAGCGATTGATCTACGTGTTCCTGCAAAGCAAACTAGGACGTCAAGGTCTTGTGATCCCTTAATTTCTTTCTAGAAGAGAGCAAAAACAATGGTTGAGGCATTTTGTTATTTACTTAGAGCCTACATGACAAGTTAAGAATTTCAAGCAGGTTGGTCCCTGCTGTTTCTTCCTTTAAGGCCACTGgtactgcttttcctttgtttctgcatgccCTCACTTCCCTGACTAGTAAgtgcttgagtctgctctttggaacttgggaaGACCTGGGAGACAGAATCCTTTCTTTACAAACCAGTGAGGGGACACGAAGAAACTTTTGTATGAGGAGGGTCCTTCAGGGTCCTGCCTGAGTTCAATCCCCCTTTTCTTTGGtactcctcaatcctgaggggaacagggttgagacaagaaagggaataaagttttggatggAGAGGTgaatcataaactcagcagggGAACTCGGTTTTACAGGGACTTGGTTTCATCGCGCTGGTCACCGAGCCCCTTAAACTGTCACTTCACTCACatcaaggaagggagggaataaagatgataataataaatttccTTGTTTTATAGAAGAAAGGAGGACAAAGTGGTATATAGTTCATGCAAAATCAAACAAGCTACACATCACAGAGCTAGATTTGAACCAGCAGAGCtggttgatttcttttctttttttaaatttattttatttatttatttttctttttttaaaattaatttattaaaaaaattttttggctgcgttgggtctaagTTACTgtgtgcagcctttctctagttgcagtgagcaggggctactcttcgttgtgctgcgcaggcttctcattgctgtggcttctcttgctgcagagcacaggctctaggcgcgtgggcttcagtagttgaggctcaccggctctagagtgcaggctcagtagttgtagcccatgggcttagttgctccgcggcatgtgggatcttcccggatcagggctcgaacccatgtcccctgcattggcaggtggattcttaaccactgtgccaacagggaagtccagCCTGCTGGGTCTTAATTGCCTTCAACTCAAAACAGTCCACATCCCCAAATGGCACATTTTGGGGATACATAATCTGCTCCCCCTCACTTCTCTTCGAGCAACTCTTCCAGTAACTTTGAAATACATTAGAAGTCTTCTTTATGTTtgaagaaaccaaagctcagagacaGAGAACTTGCCCAGTGTGTACTTTACCATCTGCTCGCCATAACTCCATTGTTCTGTGGAATTGAACTCCCAGGGCCAGGGCTGGATGGACATTCTTGATGGCTTTGTGTCTTGCTTTCTCAGCAGATTGTAGCCTCCTCAACTATGTCTAAGATGCTGTATCAGGATGTTTACCAGTTTGGTCAGAAGCTGATCCACAGGCGGCCTCTGGAGCCCAGGGAAGAGTCTGAGAGCCGCATGGCTCGTTGTCTGAACACCTTAGACCTGGTGGCCCTGGGCGTGGGCAGCACCTTGGGAGCGGGTGTGTACATCCTGGCTGGTGAAGTGGCCAAGGACAAAGCTGGGCCAGCGATTGTCATCTGCTTCCTGGTGGCCGCCCTGTCTTCTGTGTTGTCTGGGCTCTGCTATGCAGAGTTTGGGGCCCGGGTACCATGCTCCGGTTCTGCATATCTCTACAGCTATGTCACAGTGGGACAACTGTGTGCCTTCATTACCGGCTGGAACCTCATACTGTCCTATGTCATCGGTGAGATGATGGGAGTGGGAGGAAGGTGTGGGGCTTAATTAAGATCGGGAAATTAGGAGGTGGGATTTAGGTCTTGACTCATTCGTGAGAAATTTGTTATCCACCTTGTGGGGTGAAGTGGGTAATAGTCAGGAAACTGTCAGGAAACTGTCAGGAAACTGTCAGGAAACCCCCACAACTTCATTCTACTCTGTTCTATCCTATTTTCCTTAAATTACGGGGCCTAGaacaaagaaggaaagcaaagtgGGAGTGGGTGAGAGGGAGGCATGTCCCACAGGCTCATCCCCTCACCATGTGGAAGTCTCTCCTCAGTTGTTGCCTTCATGGGAGTTTCCTTTGCTACttgatttaaaatttcaaacCTCATCTCCCAGACTTTTCACTCCCACTtaacctgttttcttttttcttttttgcataacATTGATCTCCTAACATTAAACAGTTGACCTATTTAGTGGATCATCTGGGTCTACTGTCCCCAGCCCATGAAAAGAAACTCTTAGAGATTAGGTATTTTGTGTGCGTCCCCCCACCTCTCCCAAATCCGTCCCATGACGCGTGGTAGGGGTTCAGTTAATGTGTGTTAATAAATATTCcttctgctgctgcaggcacTGCCAGCGTGGCCCGGGCCTGGAGCTCCGCTTTTGACAGCCTGACTGGGAACCACATCTCTCACGTGTTACGGGGAGCTTTCTCTCTGCACGTGCCCTACTCCCTGGCCAAGTACCCAGACTTTTTTGCGCTGGGCTTGGTACTGCTGCTTACGGGTGAGACGGGGTTCAGTGATAGGATGGGAagagtggggtgtggggggagagcTGGGGTGGGAAAGGCTTGGGATGGGAGAATGGTGGGGGGATTATGACTGGAAAGAGGGGTCTGTGGTATGAGAGACAGGAAAGCAAGACGTAGACCATTGTTTCCCACTGTTGGCACCACTGACAATTGGGGCTGGATCATTCTTTGGtgtgtggggctgtcctgtggagttttttttttttggccgcgctgcgtggcattgcgggatcttagttccccaaccaggggtcagacttgtgccccctgcagtggaagcgtagagtcctaaccactggacctccagggaagtcccaggttttttttggtggttgatttttttttttttttaaatcattgtcgGATGTTGAGTAACATCCCTGGCCTTTATGTACTAAATACCAGGGTCGCCCACCCTCCAAACTGTGTCAATCAcagtgtctccagatattgctaAAAGTCCCCTGGGGGCCAAAATCACCCCAGGGGAGAATCATTTATTTAGACCAGTGAGTTTCTTCCTTTGTACTGagatcaaagatttttttttttaattgagaggaAATTCGTAtagcataaaattcaccattttgttatttccccagctttactgaCATATAATTGATACACATTGTatcagtttaaggtgtacagtgtgatgatttgatagaCCTGTCTACTGTGCGATGACTGTCCCAATAGGAAATTAACCATCTGAAAGTGTACGATTACGTGGCACTTAGTACGTTCACAATGTTGTGTCACCATCACCTCCCTCTAGTtccaaacatttccatcaccccaaaaggaaatccCATCCCCGCTGAGCACCCGCTGCCCAACCCCTCaataccccagcccctggcaaccacgagtctgccttctgtgtctatgaatttggTTATCTTGCACGTTTCCTATTCCACCTTTCCCACAGGAGTGCTGGCTCTGGGAGCTCGCGAGTCGGCCCTGGTTAACAAAGTGTTCACAGGCTTGAACCTTTCGGTTCTCAGCTTCACGGTCATCTCTGGCTTCGTCAAGGGAGATCTGCACAACTGGCAACTCACAGAACAGGACTACAAATTGAACACATCTGGATCCAATGACACCTCTAGGTTAGGAGGGTGTCCTGGACCATAGTAATGCTGGTGGGGGCACGTGTGCAGAGCTGGGAATACGGTGGGGACTAAAGAGATCTGGGCTGAAGGATCCAGGCGATGGGGTCCTCCTGGAGCCCAGAACTTGCGGTATTAACCAAAAAGTCCAGTACAGATGGCTGAACACAGCTCCCCCACATTCTTTCTTGCTCCTTCTCTCACCATAGATGGGGCCCTCTGGGTTCTGGAGGGTTTGTGCCTTTTGGCTTCGACAGGATTTTCCAAGGAGCAGCTACCTGTTTCTATGCATTTGTTGGTTTTGATGCCATTGCCACTACAGGTAACGTGGTCATTGTGTGTCCCATCAGGGGTTTGGGCACAGATAAGGCTGCCCTTGGGCATAGGGGTTTCTTTTGGAGGTTCAAGaggaaagtgaattttaaaaaaattaattaattaattaattaatggctgcgttgggtcttcgttgctgagcgcaggctttctctagctgcggtgagccggggctactactctttgcggtgcgcgggcttctcattgcggtggcttctcttactgggagtacaggctctaggcgtgtgggctcagtagttgtggcttgcgggcttagttgctctgtggcacgtgggatcttcccggaccagggcttgaacccgtgttccctgcactggcaggtggattcttaaccactgcgtcaccagggaagtccggaaaGGGGATTTTGTATTTCATCACAGTGTGTTTTCCTGGCCCAATGCTTCCTCCCATCCTGCAGGGGAAGAAGCCCGAAATCCTCAGCGATCCATCCCCTTGGGCATTGTGATCTCGCTCCTCATCTGCTTTTTGGCATATGCTGGTGTCTCGGCAGCACTCACCCTCATGGTGCCCTACTACCAGATTCATCCTGACAGCCCCTTACCACACGCTTTCCTCCATGTCGGCTGGGCCCCTGCCAGATATGTCGTGGCTGTTGGCACCCTCTGTGCTCTTACATCCAGGTCAGTGTCAGAGCTTTCTCCCCATCTACTGTCAGATGCTCAGGTATCCCAGCCCTTGGGATTGAGAGACAAGAGGGAAAGACACCTTGCCCCACGTGGACTAGGGAGCAGATACCCCAGTCTGTCCTGCTTATTCACGTCCTCACACATGttcccattttctcttctagCCTCCTGGGTGCCATGTTCCCTATGCCTCGTGTCATCTACTCAATGGCAGATGACGGGCTTCTTTTCCGGGGACTTGCCCAGATCCATGCCCGTACACGCACCCCCATCATGGCCACCTTGGCTTCTGGAACGCTTGCAGGTAAATAAACAATGCCCATTCCTTCTTTGATCAATTTTCTTAACTTGGATATTTCTACTGGATTTtcactccctctcccccttgTTTGTGCCCTCGTTCTAGGGGTCATGGCATTACTTTTTGAGCTCAGTGATCTCGTGGACCTCATGTCAATCGGAACCCTGCTGGCTTATTCCCTGGTGTCTTTTTCTGTTCTTGTCCTCAGGTGAGACTACGCTACACCTTGGCTGGGGGGTCTTTGAGTTGTGGGGATTGAAGGGGAGATCATCGTCGTTGCCTTCATGCTGCCTTCTAAACGTCCCGCTGGGCTTAAGTTGGGTGAGAGGTGGATTAGACCGCTTGATGTTGGATGAGTAGGGGCTGCTGTTCATATTGACTTAATACCTCTAATTCA contains:
- the LOC132509765 gene encoding cationic amino acid transporter 3-like, which translates into the protein MWTTEFSLVYTVDPPDLWIPPLWVQVETIVASSTMSKMLYQDVYQFGQKLIHRRPLEPREESESRMARCLNTLDLVALGVGSTLGAGVYILAGEVAKDKAGPAIVICFLVAALSSVLSGLCYAEFGARVPCSGSAYLYSYVTVGQLCAFITGWNLILSYVIGTASVARAWSSAFDSLTGNHISHVLRGAFSLHVPYSLAKYPDFFALGLVLLLTGVLALGARESALVNKVFTGLNLSVLSFTVISGFVKGDLHNWQLTEQDYKLNTSGSNDTSRWGPLGSGGFVPFGFDRIFQGAATCFYAFVGFDAIATTGEEARNPQRSIPLGIVISLLICFLAYAGVSAALTLMVPYYQIHPDSPLPHAFLHVGWAPARYVVAVGTLCALTSSLLGAMFPMPRVIYSMADDGLLFRGLAQIHARTRTPIMATLASGTLAGVMALLFELSDLVDLMSIGTLLAYSLVSFSVLVLRYQPDQNLSEIEKTEKETEMKPVVEESPLESVPEAGTSKILKSLCDPLHTIPTLKSGQIIYGCASLLVLLLTTLSLILAQWPSHVFSGDPVYTTAAVLLLLLTTGLTVIIWRQPQSPTPLHFKVPALPLLPLMSIFVNVYLMMQMTSGTWAQFAVWMVIGFVIYFGYGIRHSLEKNNQQPPASNSQTFDKNIPGAESP